CGGTGCTGCCGTTGGAGGGAGTCACGTGTCCTCCAGCTGTCCTCAGAGTTCCCACGCTGTCGTTGGGGGAACCTGGCTGGACCGGGAGGTGGCGCTTCTCTGGCAGAGGTGGCTGGGGGTGAGGCAGCGGGATGGAGATGGTGGAATAGTTGGAGTAGGAGGATGGATAGAGCTGAGGGGGGTGAGCTGAGTAGCAGGGCCTCTTGTTGGTGCCCAGTGCAGAGGAGTGTCCGGCAGTGCTGTGCTCCATGCCTGGGTAGTGGTGGTGTTGGGGTCCGTGCTGGATGTGGTTCGGATGATGGGGGTCTGACCCACTCAACATCAACCTCCTACCCAACGTGGCAAAGCCCGGAACTGGGGTGTCAGAGATTGGGGAGCCCTCCCCGCTGCTGGAGGCCGGCTGTGGGGGTGATGATGAAGCTTTGTGAGGAGATGCAGGAGCAGGCGTTGTGTTCGGGGTCATTGGATTTTCCGTTTCTGGTTGAGAAGGTCCATTGACCTGTGCTGAGGTCTGTCTGGCGCCTTGGGTTTGGCTCTGAGTCGGGGGCACTGTCTGTTCCCCATTGGACGCTAGAGCAGCAGCTTCTGAAGGATGGGGGGCCTGGGCTGTGATGGGGCCAGGTTGTGGGGTTGTACCCGGTACAGACGGAGCACGGATAGGGGATGAAGGAGCCTGGCAGAGGGCCTGGTTTGATGTGTTCAGTGTTGCAGAATCAAAAGAAGAAGTGTTCTGCGTCGTCAAAGCTGACGGTGTGTTTGGGCTACAGTGCTGCTGTTGGGGGGCAGTGAGGGAGCGGTCAGGGGGGGCAGTGCAGTGGTTCTGGGGTAGAACAGGTGCGGCTGTGTGTGGTTGCGTGTCTTTGGTTGTCCGCGGTAGCGATGGCAGGTCTGTGCTGCTTCTTTGGCTTTCCAGGGATTCTTGGGCGATGATATCCGCACGATGGTGTCCCTCCTGGGGCTGGGGGGCCTCGTAGTCACTGCTGAGGATGTCTGTGGTCCGGATCTCGTACTCTCTTCCTCCTGGACTGGGGCTTCAATGGACACACAAGAGAATTACTATCACAGTAATCACCAATGTTTCTAAAAGTTCTTATTTGACATCCTTTATTGAATCTTTATTCTTATCAATACCCCATGTTCATCTTGCCGTAACCTGCAACTTGTATCTGGATATCGTTGTTGGATAATATACACCTGATGGTGAAAGAATGTGAGGAATGGGATCAGCCAGATCAGCCTTCTGAAGGTGGTCTGGCTCTCATTGTGATCAGATCTCTTCCAGGTGTGAATAAAGTCTCATCAAAATCTAAAGAAAGAATGCGGGCCAAGTCATGATAACAAGGTGTCTTATTTAAAGCAGATACCAGGCTGTGTTTAAGATGGAGTCAGTGTATTGCCAACAGAAGACATTGGACAACAAGACTATGATGGACATCTTTAAGTACTTCAGACCATCCAAACGTTCCCTTTCCCTGACAGTGAGGATCACTCAAACTGACACGACTTTCCCTCtaagtcaggggtgtcaaactcaatttcatcgcgggccacattagcattatcgttgcactcaaagggccagttgtaactatataaatatacatatataaatgtataatatatataaaataatgtattatattacattattgcctctgaattggattattattggatagggtaataacttcctaattaactacgtctgaaagcagaagtccagggcaaataattgcaagtgtcttcagtgtgcatgtcacaaaacgagatgcattgtgggacatgtagtttatgggcaacctgcttctgtaaagtggcatgtaaccgtataataaacgtattataatctttgcaagctcttgtggggccacataaaatgaagtcgcgggccggatttggcccccgggccttgagtttgacacccctgctctacgtgAAAGAGTGAGCGTTGAATACCTCTCCTGTGTGCGTAGCGGGCTGCTGGTGTGTACAGGAGTGGGCGGTCCAGACATGTCAGACGGCGTGGAGCATGGTGCGTGGTTGTCTCTGTGGACCCTCTTAAAGGAACCGTGGGTAATGTGATCTCTCCAGCCCACACTTTCCCCGGAACTACGAAGGCCGTCTGAAAAGGAAGGGAACGATAGAACATATTTATAAAAACGTAAAGTCAGTACACACATTATTTGTATATTTGGGGTTTTAAGATATTCTTTATTGCCAATGTTTGCTTTGGTGGCAGATGGAGACAATGTGTGAGTTAAGTGTATGGCATCTGTCTAGTTTAGCGTAAATGATTCAGTGCAGGCTGTTGTTGATTGTGGATCATTTATACACTCTGTTATGGGAAAACACAAGTCTGAAGGTCTCAGTTTCACAGTGACTCACCAGTGTGTGAGTCAGAGCCGTATGACTGCTGTGAGTCCGGATGGTGGTGGTGGTTATGCTCTGCTTGCCCGTTGCTATGGCTGCAGGGCCCTGTCATGGAGGAGGCCGGGGGCAGCGGGGACGTGGACTCGGACTGGTACCCCGAGGCGTAGCCCCTGCTTTCAGACGGCGAGGGCTGGTATGGGGAGCAGGGGCACACCTGGCGGGGCGTTTGGTAAccgctgctactgctgctgtaCTTCAGGTCCAGGTGGGAGTGAGCGTTGGACCTCGACGCTTCTGGATAAGCAGGGTGACCCGATGGCAAGGGGTCAAACGTGAAGGCTGGGAGATCGTGACCCTGCGGACCATAGGACGCTACGGTGGCCCTCCTGTGCCAATATTCGGCCTCTCTGTCCCTCTCCCACAGAAGCTCCGCCTCCCTGTCCCTCTCCCAGTGGAGGGACAACTCTCTGCCTCGTCTCAGCccaggatccctctcccagtgGAGCTCTGACCCTCTGGGTATCTCTGCCTCCCTGGCTCTCCTAAGCCCCACCTCCCTTTGCTGAAGCTCCGCCTCTCTGTCCCAGTGGAAGCCTTCCCCTTGGTCCAGCCTCAAGCTGTGATAGGCCGCTGAGTCTTCTCTCCTGATGCCGCAGTCTCTGCAAGGGCATCCAGGGGGCGACATACCGTCAATTAACATTATGTCATGGTAGGTCGGGCTGGTGGAGGGTTTGGGGTGGTGGGGGTGGGCATGGTGGAGGCTGtgaggtggaggagggggatgATAGGGAGTGTAGTCGTCTTCCCGACAGCAGAGAAGTCCCGGGGCAGACAGAGGGTGATGGAGCGGGTGGTTGTGAGAGTGAGGGGTGAGGTCTGGCGATGGGTAAGGGCAGATGTGTCGAGACGGGGGAGTCTCCGAGCAGGAGCGGTGCATGTAGTGCGGTGGGCCAGCCTGGCGGTCCCACACcagatctgggggtgggagggtctGGTGGGGATGGGGGCTGTAGTGCTGGCACAGATCCATGTGGGACGGAGGAGCAGCCGGGTTGGGGCTGGCAGAAGGAGTCGCCCTGTGGTGCCCGTTGGTGCCGGGAGCGCGATCCAGGCAGTAACCATTAGGCATGAGGAGGGTGCGGTCACACCCAGGTTCCGCACAGCGCTGGGACCGGTAACCGTCGCGGCAAGAACACGACCGGTTGAGCCTCAGCGTGCCCGTTCTCTCAGACGGCAAAGAATCTCCATCATCCAAGATGGCGGTCTCTCGCTCTCCATCCCGGTTCCCCTCTATCCCTCCCAGAAGACGTTCAAGCTCCAATCTTTCCTGTCTGGTTGGGGGCAGCGGGCGAACAGGCTCCTCCTTGCGCTCAGGATGGACGGATGATTGGTGCAAATGGTGGGAATGGGATGAGAGGGCGGAGTCAGAACCTTGAGCGATGAGACGATCTGACCTATCCTCTTCAAAGCCCCCCGCCGGGCTGCTGCCATTGGTTGAGGAGAGAGAACCAGAGCCGGGACCTCGACGCTTCTTTATCTGGGCGTACAGACTGCCATCTACAGGACCTCTGGTGTGGGCAATGTCTACTgaaggagagacagacagaacagcTCTCAAACTAAGAGATTGCATTGGCTACACATAAAGAGagaaatgtgtctgtcacttgtAACTGAAACGTCAATGTAATGATGTCTGATGTTTGGTTTTTTCTTAG
This Pseudochaenichthys georgianus chromosome 7, fPseGeo1.2, whole genome shotgun sequence DNA region includes the following protein-coding sequences:
- the tns2a gene encoding tensin-2 isoform X7 codes for the protein MGCILSSDWCGEEEVQPVVAVGRNPSLKRRSLERSESARMRLTKGGKGEPHVFKEKTFKKKRQCSVCRQNVDNIGSFCRVCKTATHRKCEAKVTSACIPAPTNDLGSTKSLTYTKQRNTLPRSFSVDRVMERVMERHYDFDLTYITERIISVFFPPKLEEQRYRVNLKEVAAMLKSKHQDKFLLLNLSERRHDITRQYTKVHDFGWPDLHAPPLDKICAICKAMETWLTSDPQHVVVLHCKGNKGKTGVIIAAYMHYSKISAGADQALSTLAMRKFCEDKVSSSLQPSQNRYIYYFGGLLSGAIKMNSSPLFLHQVLIPSLPNFQGEGGYFPFLKIYQSMQLVYTSGIYDLQGTGGRRLCVTIEPALLLKGDIMVKCYHRRVQSADRDTVFRLQFHTCTIHGSQLWFGKGELDEACVDERFPSDATVEFVFSSGPEKIKGREYHKNDPAVTVDYNTADPLVRWDSYENFNERYQDSLEDIAHTRGPVDGSLYAQIKKRRGPGSGSLSSTNGSSPAGGFEEDRSDRLIAQGSDSALSSHSHHLHQSSVHPERKEEPVRPLPPTRQERLELERLLGGIEGNRDGERETAILDDGDSLPSERTGTLRLNRSCSCRDGYRSQRCAEPGCDRTLLMPNGYCLDRAPGTNGHHRATPSASPNPAAPPSHMDLCQHYSPHPHQTLPPPDLVWDRQAGPPHYMHRSCSETPPSRHICPYPSPDLTPHSHNHPLHHPLSAPGLLCCREDDYTPYHPPPPPHSLHHAHPHHPKPSTSPTYHDIMLIDGMSPPGCPCRDCGIRREDSAAYHSLRLDQGEGFHWDREAELQQREVGLRRAREAEIPRGSELHWERDPGLRRGRELSLHWERDREAELLWERDREAEYWHRRATVASYGPQGHDLPAFTFDPLPSGHPAYPEASRSNAHSHLDLKYSSSSSGYQTPRQVCPCSPYQPSPSESRGYASGYQSESTSPLPPASSMTGPCSHSNGQAEHNHHHHPDSQQSYGSDSHTDGLRSSGESVGWRDHITHGSFKRVHRDNHAPCSTPSDMSGPPTPVHTSSPLRTQESPSPGGREYEIRTTDILSSDYEAPQPQEGHHRADIIAQESLESQRSSTDLPSLPRTTKDTQPHTAAPVLPQNHCTAPPDRSLTAPQQQHCSPNTPSALTTQNTSSFDSATLNTSNQALCQAPSSPIRAPSVPGTTPQPGPITAQAPHPSEAAALASNGEQTVPPTQSQTQGARQTSAQVNGPSQPETENPMTPNTTPAPASPHKASSSPPQPASSSGEGSPISDTPVPGFATLGRRLMLSGSDPHHPNHIQHGPQHHHYPGMEHSTAGHSSALGTNKRPCYSAHPPQLYPSSYSNYSTISIPLPHPQPPLPEKRHLPVQPGSPNDSVGTLRTAGGHVTPSNGSTAQHQHHVTFSPTVGEIAAPAGKNDAAASVENENRVSVKFVQDSSKFWYKAGISREQAIAALKEREPGTFLIRDSNSFQGAYGLALKVATPPPNANNHNSKVSDPLEQLVRHFLIETGPRGVKIKGCQNEPYFGSLSALVYQHSITPISLPSALKIPDKDLIGEAPEVLPVNNVSTAADLLKQGAACNVLYLNSVETESLTGPQAIAKATDASLGRNPRPAATVVQFKVTSQGITLTDSQRRVFFRRHYPVNSVTFSSIDPKDRRWTNSENKAVKVFGFVARKPGSVAENVCHLFAEMDPEQPASAIVNFINKVMLSQRR
- the tns2a gene encoding tensin-2 isoform X6 codes for the protein MGCILSSDWCGEEEVQPVVAVGRNPSLKRRSLERSESARMRLTKGGKGEPHVFKEKTFKKKRQCSVCRQNVDNIGSFCRVCKTATHRKCEAKVTSACIPAPTNDLGSTKSLTYTKQRNTLPRSFSVDRVMERVMERHYDFDLTYITERIISVFFPPKLEEQRYRVNLKEVAAMLKSKHQDKFLLLNLSERRHDITRQYTKVHDFGWPDLHAPPLDKICAICKAMETWLTSDPQHVVVLHCKGNKGKTGVIIAAYMHYSKISAGADQALSTLAMRKFCEDKVSSSLQPSQNRYIYYFGGLLSGAIKMNSSPLFLHQVLIPSLPNFQGEGGYFPFLKIYQSMQLVYTSGIYDLQGTGGRRLCVTIEPALLLKGDIMVKCYHRRVQSADRDTVFRLQFHTCTIHGSQLWFGKGELDEACVDERFPSDATVEFVFSSGPEKIKGREYHKNDPAVTVDYNTADPLVRWDSYENFNERYQDSLEVDIAHTRGPVDGSLYAQIKKRRGPGSGSLSSTNGSSPAGGFEEDRSDRLIAQGSDSALSSHSHHLHQSSVHPERKEEPVRPLPPTRQERLELERLLGGIEGNRDGERETAILDDGDSLPSERTGTLRLNRSCSCRDGYRSQRCAEPGCDRTLLMPNGYCLDRAPGTNGHHRATPSASPNPAAPPSHMDLCQHYSPHPHQTLPPPDLVWDRQAGPPHYMHRSCSETPPSRHICPYPSPDLTPHSHNHPLHHPLSAPGLLCCREDDYTPYHPPPPPHSLHHAHPHHPKPSTSPTYHDIMLIDGMSPPGCPCRDCGIRREDSAAYHSLRLDQGEGFHWDREAELQQREVGLRRAREAEIPRGSELHWERDPGLRRGRELSLHWERDREAELLWERDREAEYWHRRATVASYGPQGHDLPAFTFDPLPSGHPAYPEASRSNAHSHLDLKYSSSSSGYQTPRQVCPCSPYQPSPSESRGYASGYQSESTSPLPPASSMTGPCSHSNGQAEHNHHHHPDSQQSYGSDSHTDGLRSSGESVGWRDHITHGSFKRVHRDNHAPCSTPSDMSGPPTPVHTSSPLRTQESPSPGGREYEIRTTDILSSDYEAPQPQEGHHRADIIAQESLESQRSSTDLPSLPRTTKDTQPHTAAPVLPQNHCTAPPDRSLTAPQQQHCSPNTPSALTTQNTSSFDSATLNTSNQALCQAPSSPIRAPSVPGTTPQPGPITAQAPHPSEAAALASNGEQTVPPTQSQTQGARQTSAQVNGPSQPETENPMTPNTTPAPASPHKASSSPPQPASSSGEGSPISDTPVPGFATLGRRLMLSGSDPHHPNHIQHGPQHHHYPGMEHSTAGHSSALGTNKRPCYSAHPPQLYPSSYSNYSTISIPLPHPQPPLPEKRHLPVQPGSPNDSVGTLRTAGGHVTPSNGSTAQHQHHVTFSPTVGEIAAPAGKNDAAASVENENRVSVKFVQDSSKFWYKAGISREQAIAALKEREPGTFLIRDSNSFQGAYGLALKVATPPPNANNHNSKVSDPLEQLVRHFLIETGPRGVKIKGCQNEPYFGSLSALVYQHSITPISLPSALKIPDKDLIGEAPEVLPVNNVSTAADLLKQGAACNVLYLNSVETESLTGPQAIAKATDASLGRNPRPAATVVQFKVTSQGITLTDSQRRVFFRRHYPVNSVTFSSIDPKDRRWTNSENKAVKVFGFVARKPGSVAENVCHLFAEMDPEQPASAIVNFINKVMLSQRR
- the tns2a gene encoding tensin-2 isoform X4, whose translation is MGCILSSDWCGEEEVQPVVAVGRNPSLKRRSLERSESARMRLTKGGKGEPHVFKEKTFKKKRQCSVCRQNVDNIGSFCRVCKTATHRKCEAKVTSACIPAPTNDLRRGTAPSRHIQHLGSTKSLTYTKQRNTLPRSFSVDRVMERVMERHYDFDLTYITERIISVFFPPKLEEQRYRVNLKEVAAMLKSKHQDKFLLLNLSERRHDITRQYTKVHDFGWPDLHAPPLDKICAICKAMETWLTSDPQHVVVLHCKGNKGKTGVIIAAYMHYSKISAGADQALSTLAMRKFCEDKVSSSLQPSQNRYIYYFGGLLSGAIKMNSSPLFLHQVLIPSLPNFQGEGGYFPFLKIYQSMQLVYTSGIYDLQGTGGRRLCVTIEPALLLKGDIMVKCYHRRVQSADRDTVFRLQFHTCTIHGSQLWFGKGELDEACVDERFPSDATVEFVFSSGPEKIKGREYHKNDPAVTVDYNTADPLVRWDSYENFNERYQDSLEDIAHTRGPVDGSLYAQIKKRRGPGSGSLSSTNGSSPAGGFEEDRSDRLIAQGSDSALSSHSHHLHQSSVHPERKEEPVRPLPPTRQERLELERLLGGIEGNRDGERETAILDDGDSLPSERTGTLRLNRSCSCRDGYRSQRCAEPGCDRTLLMPNGYCLDRAPGTNGHHRATPSASPNPAAPPSHMDLCQHYSPHPHQTLPPPDLVWDRQAGPPHYMHRSCSETPPSRHICPYPSPDLTPHSHNHPLHHPLSAPGLLCCREDDYTPYHPPPPPHSLHHAHPHHPKPSTSPTYHDIMLIDGMSPPGCPCRDCGIRREDSAAYHSLRLDQGEGFHWDREAELQQREVGLRRAREAEIPRGSELHWERDPGLRRGRELSLHWERDREAELLWERDREAEYWHRRATVASYGPQGHDLPAFTFDPLPSGHPAYPEASRSNAHSHLDLKYSSSSSGYQTPRQVCPCSPYQPSPSESRGYASGYQSESTSPLPPASSMTGPCSHSNGQAEHNHHHHPDSQQSYGSDSHTDGLRSSGESVGWRDHITHGSFKRVHRDNHAPCSTPSDMSGPPTPVHTSSPLRTQESPSPGGREYEIRTTDILSSDYEAPQPQEGHHRADIIAQESLESQRSSTDLPSLPRTTKDTQPHTAAPVLPQNHCTAPPDRSLTAPQQQHCSPNTPSALTTQNTSSFDSATLNTSNQALCQAPSSPIRAPSVPGTTPQPGPITAQAPHPSEAAALASNGEQTVPPTQSQTQGARQTSAQVNGPSQPETENPMTPNTTPAPASPHKASSSPPQPASSSGEGSPISDTPVPGFATLGRRLMLSGSDPHHPNHIQHGPQHHHYPGMEHSTAGHSSALGTNKRPCYSAHPPQLYPSSYSNYSTISIPLPHPQPPLPEKRHLPVQPGSPNDSVGTLRTAGGHVTPSNGSTAQHQHHVTFSPTVGEIAAPAGKNDAAASVENENRVSVKFVQDSSKFWYKAGISREQAIAALKEREPGTFLIRDSNSFQGAYGLALKVATPPPNANNHNSKVSDPLEQLVRHFLIETGPRGVKIKGCQNEPYFGSLSALVYQHSITPISLPSALKIPDKDLIGEAPEVLPVNNVSTAADLLKQGAACNVLYLNSVETESLTGPQAIAKATDASLGRNPRPAATVVQFKVTSQGITLTDSQRRVFFRRHYPVNSVTFSSIDPKDRRWTNSENKAVKVFGFVARKPGSVAENVCHLFAEMDPEQPASAIVNFINKVMLSQRR
- the tns2a gene encoding tensin-2 isoform X2, translated to MGCILSSDWCGEEEVQPVVAVGRNPSLKRRSLERSESARMRLTKGGKGEPHVFKEKTFKKKRQCSVCRQNVDNIGSFCRVCKTATHRKCEAKVTSACIPAPTNDLRRGTAPSRHIQHLGSTKSLTYTKQRNTLPRSFSVDRVMERVMERHYDFDLTYITERIISVFFPPKLEEQRYRVNLKEVAAMLKSKHQDKFLLLNLSERRHDITRQYTKVHDFGWPDLHAPPLDKICAICKAMETWLTSDPQHVVVLHCKGNKGKTGVIIAAYMHYSKISAGADQALSTLAMRKFCEDKVSSSLQPSQNRYIYYFGGLLSGAIKMNSSPLFLHQVLIPSLPNFQGEGGYFPFLKIYQSMQLVYTSGIYDLQGTGGRRLCVTIEPALLLKGDIMVKCYHRRVQSADRDTVFRLQFHTCTIHGSQLWFGKGELDEACVDERFPSDATVEFVFSSGPEKIKGREYHKNDPAVTVDYNTADPLVRWDSYENFNERYQDSLEVDIAHTRGPVDGSLYAQIKKRRGPGSGSLSSTNGSSPAGGFEEDRSDRLIAQGSDSALSSHSHHLHQSSVHPERKEEPVRPLPPTRQERLELERLLGGIEGNRDGERETAILDDGDSLPSERTGTLRLNRSCSCRDGYRSQRCAEPGCDRTLLMPNGYCLDRAPGTNGHHRATPSASPNPAAPPSHMDLCQHYSPHPHQTLPPPDLVWDRQAGPPHYMHRSCSETPPSRHICPYPSPDLTPHSHNHPLHHPLSAPGLLCCREDDYTPYHPPPPPHSLHHAHPHHPKPSTSPTYHDIMLIDGMSPPGCPCRDCGIRREDSAAYHSLRLDQGEGFHWDREAELQQREVGLRRAREAEIPRGSELHWERDPGLRRGRELSLHWERDREAELLWERDREAEYWHRRATVASYGPQGHDLPAFTFDPLPSGHPAYPEASRSNAHSHLDLKYSSSSSGYQTPRQVCPCSPYQPSPSESRGYASGYQSESTSPLPPASSMTGPCSHSNGQAEHNHHHHPDSQQSYGSDSHTDGLRSSGESVGWRDHITHGSFKRVHRDNHAPCSTPSDMSGPPTPVHTSSPLRTQESPSPGGREYEIRTTDILSSDYEAPQPQEGHHRADIIAQESLESQRSSTDLPSLPRTTKDTQPHTAAPVLPQNHCTAPPDRSLTAPQQQHCSPNTPSALTTQNTSSFDSATLNTSNQALCQAPSSPIRAPSVPGTTPQPGPITAQAPHPSEAAALASNGEQTVPPTQSQTQGARQTSAQVNGPSQPETENPMTPNTTPAPASPHKASSSPPQPASSSGEGSPISDTPVPGFATLGRRLMLSGSDPHHPNHIQHGPQHHHYPGMEHSTAGHSSALGTNKRPCYSAHPPQLYPSSYSNYSTISIPLPHPQPPLPEKRHLPVQPGSPNDSVGTLRTAGGHVTPSNGSTAQHQHHVTFSPTVGEIAAPAGKNDAAASVENENRVSVKFVQDSSKFWYKAGISREQAIAALKEREPGTFLIRDSNSFQGAYGLALKVATPPPNANNHNSKVSDPLEQLVRHFLIETGPRGVKIKGCQNEPYFGSLSALVYQHSITPISLPSALKIPDKDLIGEAPEVLPVNNVSTAADLLKQGAACNVLYLNSVETESLTGPQAIAKATDASLGRNPRPAATVVQFKVTSQGITLTDSQRRVFFRRHYPVNSVTFSSIDPKDRRWTNSENKAVKVFGFVARKPGSVAENVCHLFAEMDPEQPASAIVNFINKVMLSQRR
- the tns2a gene encoding tensin-2 isoform X3 — its product is MGCILSSDWCGEEEVQPVVAVGRNPSLKRRSLERSESARMRLTKGGKGEPHVFKEKTFKKKRQCSVCRQNVDNIGSFCRVCKTATHRKCEAKVTSACIPAPTNDLQRRGTAPSRHIQHLGSTKSLTYTKQRNTLPRSFSVDRVMERVMERHYDFDLTYITERIISVFFPPKLEEQRYRVNLKEVAAMLKSKHQDKFLLLNLSERRHDITRQYTKVHDFGWPDLHAPPLDKICAICKAMETWLTSDPQHVVVLHCKGNKGKTGVIIAAYMHYSKISAGADQALSTLAMRKFCEDKVSSSLQPSQNRYIYYFGGLLSGAIKMNSSPLFLHQVLIPSLPNFQGEGGYFPFLKIYQSMQLVYTSGIYDLQGTGGRRLCVTIEPALLLKGDIMVKCYHRRVQSADRDTVFRLQFHTCTIHGSQLWFGKGELDEACVDERFPSDATVEFVFSSGPEKIKGREYHKNDPAVTVDYNTADPLVRWDSYENFNERYQDSLEDIAHTRGPVDGSLYAQIKKRRGPGSGSLSSTNGSSPAGGFEEDRSDRLIAQGSDSALSSHSHHLHQSSVHPERKEEPVRPLPPTRQERLELERLLGGIEGNRDGERETAILDDGDSLPSERTGTLRLNRSCSCRDGYRSQRCAEPGCDRTLLMPNGYCLDRAPGTNGHHRATPSASPNPAAPPSHMDLCQHYSPHPHQTLPPPDLVWDRQAGPPHYMHRSCSETPPSRHICPYPSPDLTPHSHNHPLHHPLSAPGLLCCREDDYTPYHPPPPPHSLHHAHPHHPKPSTSPTYHDIMLIDGMSPPGCPCRDCGIRREDSAAYHSLRLDQGEGFHWDREAELQQREVGLRRAREAEIPRGSELHWERDPGLRRGRELSLHWERDREAELLWERDREAEYWHRRATVASYGPQGHDLPAFTFDPLPSGHPAYPEASRSNAHSHLDLKYSSSSSGYQTPRQVCPCSPYQPSPSESRGYASGYQSESTSPLPPASSMTGPCSHSNGQAEHNHHHHPDSQQSYGSDSHTDGLRSSGESVGWRDHITHGSFKRVHRDNHAPCSTPSDMSGPPTPVHTSSPLRTQESPSPGGREYEIRTTDILSSDYEAPQPQEGHHRADIIAQESLESQRSSTDLPSLPRTTKDTQPHTAAPVLPQNHCTAPPDRSLTAPQQQHCSPNTPSALTTQNTSSFDSATLNTSNQALCQAPSSPIRAPSVPGTTPQPGPITAQAPHPSEAAALASNGEQTVPPTQSQTQGARQTSAQVNGPSQPETENPMTPNTTPAPASPHKASSSPPQPASSSGEGSPISDTPVPGFATLGRRLMLSGSDPHHPNHIQHGPQHHHYPGMEHSTAGHSSALGTNKRPCYSAHPPQLYPSSYSNYSTISIPLPHPQPPLPEKRHLPVQPGSPNDSVGTLRTAGGHVTPSNGSTAQHQHHVTFSPTVGEIAAPAGKNDAAASVENENRVSVKFVQDSSKFWYKAGISREQAIAALKEREPGTFLIRDSNSFQGAYGLALKVATPPPNANNHNSKVSDPLEQLVRHFLIETGPRGVKIKGCQNEPYFGSLSALVYQHSITPISLPSALKIPDKDLIGEAPEVLPVNNVSTAADLLKQGAACNVLYLNSVETESLTGPQAIAKATDASLGRNPRPAATVVQFKVTSQGITLTDSQRRVFFRRHYPVNSVTFSSIDPKDRRWTNSENKAVKVFGFVARKPGSVAENVCHLFAEMDPEQPASAIVNFINKVMLSQRR
- the tns2a gene encoding tensin-2 isoform X5; translated protein: MGCILSSDWCGEEEVQPVVAVGRNPSLKRRSLERSESARMRLTKGGKGEPHVFKEKTFKKKRQCSVCRQNVDNIGSFCRVCKTATHRKCEAKVTSACIPAPTNDLQRRGTAPSRHIQHLGSTKSLTYTKQRNTLPRSFSVDRVMERVMERHYDFDLTYITERIISVFFPPKLEEQRYRVNLKEVAAMLKSKHQDKFLLLNLSERRHDITRQYTKVHDFGWPDLHAPPLDKICAICKAMETWLTSDPQHVVVLHCKGNKGKTGVIIAAYMHYSKISAGADQALSTLAMRKFCEDKVSSSLQPSQNRYIYYFGGLLSGAIKMNSSPLFLHQVLIPSLPNFQGEGGYFPFLKIYQSMQLVYTSGIYDLQGTGGRRLCVTIEPALLLKGDIMVKCYHRRVQSADRDTVFRLQFHTCTIHGSQLWFGKGELDEACVDERFPSDATVEFVFSSGPEKIKGREYHKNDPAVTVDYNTADPLVRWDSYENFNERYQDSLEVDIAHTRGPVDGSLYAQIKKRRGPGSGSLSSTNGSSPAGGFEEDRSDRLIAQGSDSALSSHSHHLHQSSVHPERKEEPVRPLPPTRQERLELERLLGGIEGNRDGERETAILDDGDSLPSERTGTLRLNRSCSCRDGYRSQRCAEPGCDRTLLMPNGYCLDRAPGTNGHHRATPSASPNPAAPPSHMDLCQHYSPHPHQTLPPPDLVWDRQAGPPHYMHRSCSETPPSRHICPYPSPDLTPHSHNHPLHHPLSAPGLLCCREDDYTPYHPPPPPHSLHHAHPHHPKPSTSPTYHDIMLIDGMSPPGCPCRDCGIRREDSAAYHSLRLDQGEGFHWDREAELQQREVGLRRAREAEIPRGSELHWERDPGLRRGRELSLHWERDREAELLWERDREAEYWHRRATVASYGPQGHDLPAFTFDPLPSGHPAYPEASRSNAHSHLDLKYSSSSSGYQTPRQVCPCSPYQPSPSESRGYASGYQSESTSPLPPASSMTGPCSHSNGQAEHNHHHHPDSQQSYGSDSHTDGLRSSGESVGWRDHITHGSFKRVHRDNHAPCSTPSDMSGPPTPVHTSSPLRTQESPSPGGREYEIRTTDILSSDYEAPQPQEGHHRADIIAQESLESQRSSTDLPSLPRTTKDTQPHTAAPVLPQNHCTAPPDRSLTAPQQQHCSPNTPSALTTQNTSSFDSATLNTSNQALCQAPSSPIRAPSVPGTTPQPGPITAQAPHPSEAAALASNGEQTVPPTQSQTQGARQTSAQVNGPSQPETENPMTPNTTPAPASPHKASSSPPQPASSSGEGSPISDTPVPGFATLGRRLMLSGSDPHHPNHIQHGPQHHHYPGMEHSTAGHSSALGTNKRPCYSAHPPQLYPSSYSNYSTISIPLPHPQPPLPEKRHLPVQPGSPNDSVGTLRTAGGHVTPSNGSTAQHQHHVTFSPTVGEIAAPAGKNDAAASVENENRVSVKFVQDSSKFWYKAGISREQAIAALKEREPGTFLIRDSNSFQGAYGLALKVATPPPNANNHNSKVSDPLEQLVRHFLIETGPRGVKIKGCQNEPYFGSLSALVYQHSITPISLPSALKIPDKDLIGEAPEVLPVNNVSTAADLLKQGAACNVLYLNSVETESLTGPQAIAKATDASLGRNPRPAATVVQFKVTSQGITLTDSQRRVFFRRHYPVNSVTFSSIDPKDRRVFGFVARKPGSVAENVCHLFAEMDPEQPASAIVNFINKVMLSQRR